The genomic window gtgtgggggctggaggggagggaaatGATGCCCATGGTCCTGTCccccgctgacacacacacacacaaacacacaccccacacacacacacaccccacacacacacacacccacacacaccctgctgagcCTGCTTCCGCTCAGTCCTGTCACCacgactcactctctcacagccAGACACTGATCTCATCATCTCTCCTGCTAACTAGGCACATGGAAGCACTGAGCACATACATGACCACACAAGTGCATGAGCCTGGATGTGTTGATGTTACAGTGCAAGTCCTCAGCCAAACATGTCTTCAAGGGACACTAGGCCCTAGCGGTGACAGCGGTGGCAGTCTGACAGTCACGTCCAGCTCTGGTCAGAGTTAATGAGTCCTGACATCCATCTCATCAGGAGAAAGCAGAGGGATTCTGCCGGCGTCGCGACAACGGCCGTTGTATTCACACACAACATTGAACATTTCATTATTCTCGCATGAGCAGAGTGCATCTTACCCCCCCTGCGTTCAAACAGATACTCTGCATTTcgggaacaaacaaacaaacgcgaGGCCTGGCGAGGTCTGTTtcggtctccccctccctccacgacTGCTCTTAAAGACCCGTCTACTGTTGTTTTCATTTCATCCCTCCGTCGCtgacatcctccctccatcctcgaCCCCCTTTCCCCCCGCTCCCTCTGTTATCTGAAATAATGTCAGGCCTCCTCCTTAGAATCTACCCATCAGAGCAGAAAGAAGCCGGCGCTGACATTGATGAAACAGAAGAGAAGAAACACCATCTGTGCCTCGCGGtcggaaaagggagagagcaagagagagacagggagaaaagaaagagagatgaagaaagagagagggaaagagagagagagggagagagaggggcttcAAATGAAACGCTGTCTCCATCTCGTCAGCCCCTCGTCAATGCCATCTCCATCGAAAGCGCAGTGGTAATTAAATTCCAGCAGAGGTTAGGGGCAAGTGTGTCGCGCGCTGCCCTGACGGAAAGACGACACAATTCAAGTGGACAAGGGAGGTGGACACCACGGAGGACACGACACACGGGGACAAACATCTCACACACCACCTGAGGAGCAACACTCAGTCATGTTGACAcacaaaggaagaaaaaaatattCATTTATAAATGTACTGGGTCATTTATTACTTACATGCATCTAAACTGACCTTTCCCTAATGATATTCTAAAAAGATTCCACACGACCGCAGAAAGTTCTAGAACGCTTAGGGGCGTGAGTGTCTAAGTAAGAAATGGTTGGAGGAGTCCGAAGCgtatgggtgcatgtgtgtgtcagcacaaATGGAAGCGTGACTCAGAGGAGGACACTGGGAGCTGTTGATCCACATTAGAGGGAAGGTAATCCAGAGCTTCACAGAAAGGCCCATCCACTcagagccccccctcctctctctctctctccctctctctctcagccctacAGCATCTCTCACAGACCCAAGTCAGCCTACTTACCTAGTtatagcccacacacacgcatcttcACACACGTACTCCATGTTCGCTAGTtaaccccctccacacccacacacacgcacacgcgcacacgcgttACGGAGTTGTAACTCCCCCACACACGTATAGACAAGTTACCTAGTTCCAACACGCATTAGTGAATCAACCTATTCTTTATCTTTTGTAAATATTGTCTTATGTGACATTTGTCAGTACAAATCTGGGTGTCCATTTGGTCTTGAGTGAGTTGTTTATTTtgggaaacaaaacaaaacacaacagtGATGACGACATTACTACATTTTCATATGCAAACTGTTAGAACGCAGTAAATAGCAGCATCGGGTAGTCAACATACTGACAACATTATTTCAAACCATCCAGAATGTGTCCATTAGTCATGGGAAACAGGCCAGATTCAGTACAAGTAGGCTGTTTTCAGACAGAGATAAGCAGTATCAAGCACCATGTCTGCTTGTAGATAAGATACAATCTTAAGATAAATTCTTAATTTCAAATGAAATCCTTAGGAACTCTATTCCAACTTCAGTTCTTTGTTGTGATGCATGTGTATTTCTGGTATTTTGCTGCCACCTACTGGACAAAGACAACATCACACTGGAATCGATTGTTCATTAGGCCAAGGGGGCCAGGCCAGGGGGCCAGGCCAGGTGTCTCTGGGTCAGTACTGCAGCAGAAGCTCCAGGGCCTCCTGCTTCACAGAGGCAGCAGTGTGATGCCGCACTCCAGGCCCTCCCaggctggtctcccagcagtcATATCCACAACCCCGCAGGTCCTCAATGGTGCTCTGGACCACTGAGCTCTCCGTGTCTACACACAcgtgggtgcacacacacacacacacaagttcgtACGTTCAtgtgaacaacacacacaagcaccaaacacacacacacaaaaaaattgaCGACAGTAGTTACAGTGCCAAACTAACAACATGATTCTTTACCGGGTAACCAAACACTATCTGTACAGTCAGGTGCATGTCTCAAGGAGCAGGTGAGAGCGTTCTCTGTTTGCTCTCACGGTTTATGATTtggcaagaaaagaatgaaggcAGGGCAGCCCTGAGAGAGGCACTGGCTGTGGAGCGGGTACAGTACGCAGAAACAGGCTGAAAGGAGATCCCAGCCAACGAGACTGTTGACCCTCAACACTGGGAGCCATGGAGCCAGCCTCTACTAATACAGGAATACACTTTACCTTCTTATGTCACTCAAATCACAAGTGTTACCAGCTCAGGGCTCTTCTCAGCACaatgaggaagagggagggggggtacagaTGGGAGGAACTTCTTAATAGCTGCGAAGCGCAAAACAGCGACACTTGCTTCCGAAAAAACGCACATCCACATCATTTGGGGCTATATTTAGGGGGTCTATGACTTATTAAAATTCAAGAGTTCAAGGCTGCGGGCGTAAACAAAAGCAACACTTCAAATTCAAGCAGGTTCCCAGCccgtttgttttgtgtgtgtgtgtgtgtgtgtgtgtgtgtgtgtgtgtgtgtgtgtgtgtgtgtgtacgagagcgagagacagagagcgaaagtgagagagagaggagtgaaaaCAGCGCCCTCCAACtcatccccctccccactcttTAGGCTCCGTGCCCCCATGATAGCCTGTCACTCAGAGAGTCCCGACAGGGGAGCGGGTGATTCAAGGTGACAGGGGAGGAagtctcccccagacacacctcaGCCCAAACCAATCTGTGTCGGGGCCGTATAATCAGCCTGAGCGAGCCAtttcacacatctctctctccttaatgGGGTCAGCATAACAGATAGTGACAAGCAGGCCGAGAGCAGCCACACCTTGACGGAAACACGACGCACGGACCGTGGATCCACTCCTTACCCCATCTTATCCTGCTCGGCGGTGCCCTCCCGTGAAGGCGTTTTGATGCGCTCAccggggaggagatggggggtaggaggggggagtgtgagGCAGGTGGGCAGGGCTCGCAACTAACTTTTTTCCTCACGGTACCGTCCCGAAGCGCAAAATGAACCGTCCCAAACTACTtgacctgtcccaaaatgtaaactcttgtgtttttgcattttgacattctgacatgggtctaggttatttaacattaacactatttaagtaatccatacagtcgtgggggctcaaatcaatgtctgaatttcaatgtgaatacatacacaatagAATACACAATTTTCTTGCTTGTTTCATGGTGGGGCTCACACAATTCTTGGTGTGGCTGTAACCCAACCAGCCTTACCCTGCCACCGCTCATGTGTGGAGTAGCTCTATGTCTTGCGTATCGTCAAACTTGACATTACTCTACTGAAAGTGTTTGAACGGCCAATAACAAGACCCACATGGCTTAataagaaaagagaaaaagagagaaaaaaaatcctgACATATCACTATTGGATTTTAAGGCCAGAACGTTTTGATAAAGGTGTGTATCTACATATTAAATGACGAATTTAAACGAATTTCGCTGCTAAGAGCTAGCCGCTCGATATGGTCAATGTTTTTTGACGTTTTGTTTTGGTTTTCCGTGTGCAAATAAACCCATATGACTTGAACTGGCTGTCGTTTTGGTTGCTACAAGCTTTGAGCCAGGTTGTAACATCCCTGGTTAGTCGTCCCAGTTTGGGGTGAGTGTGAGGCAGGTACCTGGTCTGAGCAGGGTGATGCcacagccccctcccccagcgccGGTCAGCTTGCTGTGGAGGCCCCTGGCCAGGGTGACCCGGCACAGCGTGTCCAAGGCTGGGTGACCCACGCCCATCACAACCAGGTGGTGCTGGTTGATGTCAATCAGCTCCTGCAGCCAACATGGAGAAGCTTTGTCAATGCTAGCTAGCATTGACAAAGGTGCTACCCTGCAACCCTCACAGTTGAGCTACCCTCAGGTAACAAGGATCACAAGAAATATTACGAAGGCATTCCAAAATGTTTGTCATCAAAAGATTATTTGTATAAAATCGTCAGTTATGGTCCTATAGATTTGCTAGTTATGGTCTAACGACAGCAGCCAGGATGCCGTGTGGCAGACCTAGCTAtcacagaaacagacacaatGCCCCCTTCAGGGCGCGGGTGAGGGCTACCTCCAGAACGCTGTAGTGCTCAGCTGTGCAGGACACACTGGTCATGTCTGACAGAGTCTGCTCGCATGTACAGGAAACAGCATCCACAGACTCCAGCACTGGCGTCATGACTGAGGGAAACTACACATGGGAGAACAGCATCCAACCTGATTAGTTACTCAACAACACTATAACACTTAATCTTACATCGACCATGTTCGGTGTCATGCCAGCCAGACAAAAATGCCTCGAAAAATCATGTTCCTGCGAAAAACGGCCTGAAAAGCCTGAACGGGGCTAATTATATTTATAAATATCTGAAGTGTAAGTCGTGATTAAAACACCCTGGCCACGACACTGATAGTCTGACacgacagcccccccccccccccccccccctcctacctctcagCGCCAGCACACCTGCTGGCGTTGTCAAGGCAACGGCACACAGGGGCGCGGGCTGAGAGGTTCATTTCCATGTTTCATGAAGGCGCACAGCGCCAGGCCCTGGAGTGTCTTAGCCCCGCACACAAGCACCGGTCATTACATTCATTACAGAGGAGACGGCCATCACACAGGCCGTTTTTTTAGCACCTTGTTAATTTTGTCCTTCACTCCGGCGACAAGCACCTTGGTGCTGCGGGGGACTTTAGTGTTGGTGAGAAGGATTCTTAGCACGGGGACTCTGGAAGTGAAAAAAGCAGACTGTGACTCAGCGACATCAAACCTCAAAGTGTTTTCGTGCGTCGCCGTGCTCCTCGTCGGAGACCCTCAGCTCTGACTGGGAACCACCACGCCAGCTGGAGTCACACTTCCAGAGGCCACTGAACACAATAGAAAACGAGTGCGGGCAAAGCTTTGATGTAAACGCTGCTCAGCACGGTACCTGCTCAAAGGTGTGATCTCCCCAGAGTGGTACCTCAGAATGCCCCCTAGGACGAGTCAGAAACAGAGTTAGAAATAGATGTGGATCGATTCGACGTTATAGTTTGGCTtatgcgtgtgtctgtatgagaaaCTTGAGTAACTAGGTGTGGggatgtgtgggggtgtgtgagggtgtgtgtgtgtgagggtgcgtgtgggggtgtgtgtgggggtgtgtgtgagggtgcgtgtggggatgtgtgtgggggtgtgtgtgggggtgcatgtgggggtgtgtgagggtgcgcgtgggggtgtgtgagggtgtgtgagggtgcgtgtggggatgtgtgtgggggtgtgtgtgagggtgcgtgaGGGTgcatgtgggggtgtgtgagggtgcgcgtgggggtgtgtgagggcgtgtgtgtgagggtgcgtgtGGGGGCGTGTGAGGGTGCGCGTGGGGGTttgtgagggcgtgtgtgtgagggtgcgcgtgggggtgtgtgagggtgtgtgtgtgggtgtgtgtgtgggggtgtgtgtgggggtttgtgagggcgtgtgtgtgagggtgcgcgtgggggtgtgtgagggtgtgtgtgtgggtgtgtgtgtgagggtgcgtgtgggggtgtgtgagggggtgtgtgagggggtgtgtgtgtgggtgtgtgtgagggtgtgtgtgggggtgtgtgtgtgggggtgtgtgagggggtgtgtgagggtgtgtgtgagggtgtgtgtgggggtgtgtgtgtgggggtgtgtgtgggggtgtgtgtgggggtgtgtgagggtgtgtgtgagggtgtgtgtgtgggggtgtgtgtgtgggggtgtgtgtgggggtgtgtgagggggtgtgtgagggggtgtgtgtgtgggtgtgtgtgagggtgtgtgtgggggtgtgtgtgtgggggtgtgtgtgagggtgtgtgtgtgagggggtgtgtgagggggtgtgtgtgtgggggtgtgtgtgggggtgtgtgagggggtgtgtgtgtgggtgtgtgtgagggtgtgtgtgggggtgtgtgtgtgggggtgtgtgtgggggtgtgtgagggtgtgtgtgtgggggtgtgtgtgtgggggggtgtgtgggggtgtgtgtgggggtgtgtgtgagggtgtgtgagggggtgtgtgtgagggtgtgtgtgtgagggggtgtgtgagggggtgtgagggtgtgtgtgagggtgtgtgtgggagaggtgcagtgtgggagaggtgcagtgtgtgagggtgtgtgtgtgagggtgtgtgtgtgagggtgtgtgtgggagaggtgcagtgttaccccagagggtgtgtgagggagaggtgcagtgttaccccagagggtgtgtgtgggagaggtgcagtgttaccccagagggtgtgtgagggagaggtgcagtgttaccccagagggtgtgtgagggagaggtgcagtgttaccccagagggtgtgtgagggagaggtgcagtgttaccccagagggtgtgtgtgggagaggtgcagtgttaccccagagggtgtgtgtgggagaggtgcagtgttaccccagagggtgtgtgagggagaggtgcagtgttaccccagagggtgtgtgagggagaggtgcagtgttaccccagagggtgtgtgagggagaggtgcagtgttaccccagagggtgtgtgtgggagaggtgcagtgttaccccagagggtgtgtgtgggagaggtgcagtgttaccccagagggtgtgtgagggagaggtgcagtgttaccccagagggtgtgtgagggagaggtgcagtgttaccccagagggtgtgtgagggagaggtgcagtgttaccccagagggtgtgtgagggagaggtgcagtgttaccccagagggtgtgtgagggagaggtgcagtgttaccccagagggtgtgtgtgggagaggtgcagtgttaccccagagggtgtgtgagggagaggtgcagtgttaccccagagggtgtgtgtgggagaggtgcagtgttaccccagagggtgtgtgtgggagaggtgcagtgttaccccagagggtgtgtgagggagaggtgcagtgttaccccagagggtgtgtgagggagaggtgcagtgttaccccagagggtgtgtgagggagaggtgcagtgttaccccagagggtgtgtgagggagaggtgcagtgttaccccagagggggtgtgagggagaggtgcagtgttaccccagagggtgtgtgagggagaggtgcagtgttaccccagagggtgtgtgtgggagaggtgcagtgttaccccagagggtgtgtgtgggagaggtgcagtgttaccccagagggtgtgtgtgggagaggtgcagtgttaccccagagggtgtgtgagggagaggtgcagtgttaccccagagggtgtgtgagggagaggtgcagtgttaccccagagggtgtgtgtgggagaggtgcagtgttaccccagagggtgtgtgtgggagaggtgcagtgttaccccagagggtgtgtgagggagaggtgcagtgttaccccagagggtgtgtgtgggagaggtgcagtgttaccccagagggtgtgtgtgggagaggtgcagtgttaccccagagggtgtgtgtgggagaggtgcagtgttaccccagagggtgtgtgagggagaggtgcagtgttaccccagagggtgtgtgtgggagaggtgcagtgttaccccagagggtgtgtgtgggagaggtgcagtgttaccccagagggtgtgtgtgggagaggtgcagtgttaccccagagggtgtgtgtgggagaggtgcagtgttaccccagagggtgtgtgtgggagaggtgcagtgttaccccagagggtgtgtgtgggagaggtgcagtgttaccccagagggtgtgtgtgggagaggtgcagtgttaccccagagggtgtgtgtgggagaggtgcagtgttaccccagagggtgtgtgtgggagaggtgcagtgttaccccagagggtgtgtgtgggagaggtgcagtgttaccccagagggtgtgtgtgggagaggtgcagtgttaccccagagggtgtgtgtgggagaggtgcagtgttaccccagagggtgtgtgtgggagaggtgcagtgttaccccagagggtgtgtgtgggagaggtgcagtgttaccccagagggtgtgtgtgggagaggtgcagtgttaccccagagggtgtgtgtgggagaggtgcagtgttaccccagagggtgtgtgtgggagaggtgcagtgttaccccagagggtgtgtgtgggagaggtgcagtgttaccccagagggtgtgtgtgggagaggtgcagtgttaccccagagggtgtgtgtgggagaggtgcagtgttaccccagagggtgtgtgtgggagaggtgcagtgttaccccaTGTTCCTACAGCGTTGTCCACCCCCGAGGGGTTCCCATGGATCATCCTCTCACCCTGGAACGCCCACCTGTTGATCAGCTGCAGGTCATCCTCCCCCCACctgccggcacacacacacacacacacgcacacacacacgcacacacacacgcacgcacacacacgcacgcacgcacacacacacacagagagaatatTAAAGTGAGTGGAATGCACAAGCCACTTTCTGACCATACTTCGACTGACCATCTCCagttcctctccctcacccctgcacaacacccccacccccacacaccgaTCCCGTGTTCCCTCTCGTTACCTGGCTGTGTCCTCCTGATTGGCCGGGGGGCAGGGGACGTCCCCGCTGGCAGACAGCAGAGcagcagccagacacacagagaaggcAGCGCTGGAACCCAGGCCTGCTCCTGTGGGCAGCTCAGACCACAGCGCCACCGTCAGGCTGGGCAGGTCGCTGTCAATCAGCCCGGAGCGCCAGGGGgggaaaaagacacacacacaaatcaattCCAATGCATTACCGAGTGCTTTTCTCCAGAGCAACAATCGTTGTACGTAAAAGCCTCAGAATGTCGTTTCAGCCTAATGAGACAAGCGGAAGAGACTGGAAGATACACAGCTTTGCTTCCCATTAGGACCAGCTAGAGTTTATACATGCTAATGAGGCCTGAACCATCGAGCTGTCAAGTGTTTGTGGCAGCCGGCTTGTAGGCAGTCAGGAGGATAGTCTGAACTAAACCTGCCTGctactggctcctcccccctcccccctcccccctcccccctccccctgaggGACAAACCCATCCAGACTGGTTAGGAAGTGCTGCTGTGTGACCCACTGCCAGACTCTCATTAGTGTCTGTCTTGTCAGAGCGCGTCTCCCCTCTAGCCCACGCCAGCGCCGTGTCAGCCATGATTACCGCCGGACCACGACTTAGATCGCTGATGCTCCACAACATCAGCCCCGCTACCAGCTACCCCAGACACTGGCCACCCTCACCCATACAGGGTCTTTATAGAGCTCTGCCTGCACTTGTATTAGCGGGTCTGTTTTGTTTTCAGTGTTGGCTCCATGATTGTTGGATGGAATTCACCCCAGGGACAGCTTAATGACTGCATTTATTATGTATCAGGTGGATGTGTCATGTGATGGGCCTCTTACCCTGGTcctgcaaagacacacaggtaGATGTAGAGAAAGGCCAGTATGGCCATGCTGCGGGTATCCAGATTCCCATTCGACACACCGACAAAGTCACGCAGTCTTGTGACCAGTTCAGCATTTAGCTTGTTTAGGCTCTTCAGATCAGCTGTGAATCACAATGACAAAGAGCACAATTGATAACATCGTATCTTACGAAGATATACTGTGTACATCTTCGGTCGATCAGTAAGTCGTCTTGACGTCACTTACCAACAGAGTCTGGTAAGAGCTGCTGCAGTTCCGTCACATCCCAGCTCAGGAACGTGTCGATGTTTAAGAGGTTGATGCACACTTTGCCGTTGGATGTGGCCCGCAAGCGTAAATATGTCCGTAGGTTTAAACTCACCGCCAGAGCCACCTGGATGACAGGACGAATACAATGTCTCAGTTCTCGTTTCTGTCAAAAAGCTTTTTTGCAAGTCACTGGTCTCTTATCTGACTACCACCAACTACCAACACAGTGAAATCATCTTCATGAGGCCCCATGCATCCCGTAAAAAAGGTTCCACGCTCTATA from Osmerus eperlanus chromosome 28, fOsmEpe2.1, whole genome shotgun sequence includes these protein-coding regions:
- the mvk gene encoding mevalonate kinase, which produces MHVKECIVSAPGKAILHGEHAVVHGKVALAVSLNLRTYLRLRATSNGKVCINLLNIDTFLSWDVTELQQLLPDSVADLKSLNKLNAELVTRLRDFVGVSNGNLDTRSMAILAFLYIYLCVFAGPGDLPSLTVALWSELPTGAGLGSSAAFSVCLAAALLSASGDVPCPPANQEDTARWGEDDLQLINRWAFQGERMIHGNPSGVDNAVGTWGGILRYHSGEITPLSRVPVLRILLTNTKVPRSTKVLVAGVKDKINKFPSVMTPVLESVDAVSCTCEQTLSDMTSVSCTAEHYSVLEELIDINQHHLVVMGVGHPALDTLCRVTLARGLHSKLTGAGGGGCGITLLRPDTESSVVQSTIEDLRGCGYDCWETSLGGPGVRHHTAASVKQEALELLLQY